A window of the Deltaproteobacteria bacterium HGW-Deltaproteobacteria-18 genome harbors these coding sequences:
- the panB gene encoding 3-methyl-2-oxobutanoate hydroxymethyltransferase — translation MKTISDFLQMKKNGEKIVMLTAYDYPSGRLAEEAGIDIVLVGDSLGMVVLGYDSTVPVTMADMIHHSRAARRGAKDTFMLTDMPYLTYQISTAQAMENAARLVQEGGCEGVKIEGGEEIAPQVRALVNAGIPVCGHIGLTPQSATSLSGYKVQGRTAEAAKKLLNDALALEAVGAFMIVLECIPAQVAELISKRLSIPTIGIGGGAACDGQVLVFHDTLGLFERFVPKFVKQFETLGVKARGALGAYAAEVRSGAFPDDAHSFSMNAEQLQKIYGDHRE, via the coding sequence ATGAAAACCATAAGCGACTTCCTCCAGATGAAGAAAAACGGCGAGAAGATAGTCATGCTGACGGCCTACGATTATCCCTCGGGTCGCTTGGCCGAGGAGGCTGGCATTGACATCGTTCTGGTCGGTGATTCCCTGGGGATGGTCGTGCTTGGTTACGATTCGACAGTGCCAGTGACCATGGCCGACATGATCCACCACAGCCGCGCTGCCCGGCGCGGGGCCAAGGACACCTTCATGCTCACGGACATGCCGTATCTGACCTACCAGATCTCCACGGCCCAGGCCATGGAGAACGCGGCCCGCCTGGTGCAGGAGGGGGGATGCGAGGGCGTCAAGATCGAGGGCGGCGAAGAGATCGCGCCGCAGGTGCGGGCCCTGGTCAACGCCGGGATTCCCGTTTGCGGGCACATCGGGCTGACCCCGCAGTCGGCCACGTCCTTGAGCGGCTACAAGGTCCAGGGACGCACCGCGGAGGCGGCCAAGAAGCTGCTGAACGACGCGCTGGCGCTTGAAGCGGTCGGGGCGTTCATGATCGTGCTGGAGTGCATCCCGGCGCAGGTCGCGGAGCTGATCAGCAAGCGCCTCTCCATACCGACCATAGGCATCGGCGGCGGCGCGGCCTGCGACGGACAGGTGCTGGTCTTTCATGACACCTTGGGACTCTTCGAGCGCTTTGTGCCCAAATTCGTCAAGCAGTTCGAGACATTGGGTGTAAAAGCCAGGGGCGCTCTGGGCGCCTATGCCGCCGAGGTCCGTTCAGGCGCCTTTCCTGACGACGCGCATTCCTTTTCCATGAATGCAGAGCAGCTCCAGAAGATTTACGGCGACCACCGGGAATGA
- the lolA gene encoding outer membrane lipoprotein carrier protein LolA, with protein sequence MPRFFMGLLFVLTSVWCAQAADLSDQIQKRYDTLQSFRGFFLQKLTNASSREVQERLGSITFKRPRFIRWETTSPENELLIIGQDTVWEYFPAEETVYRYSVEQVLSSKTMIRFLSGEANLKDDFIVEDLGADGEFRHLRITPREPEPNLVEGELWVRPGQDMLEKIKLVDFFGNVNELELTGIELDVEVADKEFTLDPPKGTEVIEGMVGE encoded by the coding sequence GTGCCGCGCTTTTTCATGGGGCTTCTCTTCGTCCTGACCAGCGTCTGGTGCGCACAGGCTGCGGATTTGAGCGATCAGATCCAGAAGCGATATGATACATTGCAGTCTTTTCGGGGTTTTTTTCTGCAGAAACTGACCAACGCCTCCAGTCGCGAGGTGCAGGAACGGCTCGGCAGCATCACCTTCAAACGTCCCCGCTTCATCCGCTGGGAAACGACGAGCCCCGAGAATGAGCTGCTCATCATCGGCCAGGACACGGTCTGGGAATATTTCCCTGCCGAGGAGACAGTCTACCGTTATTCGGTGGAGCAGGTCCTGAGCTCCAAGACCATGATCCGCTTTCTGTCCGGCGAGGCCAACCTGAAGGACGACTTCATCGTTGAGGACCTTGGCGCTGACGGGGAGTTCAGACACCTCAGAATCACCCCCCGGGAACCCGAGCCCAATCTGGTCGAAGGAGAGCTCTGGGTCCGGCCGGGACAGGACATGCTTGAGAAGATCAAACTTGTGGATTTCTTTGGCAACGTGAACGAACTTGAACTGACCGGGATCGAGCTTGACGTGGAGGTGGCGGACAAGGAATTCACCCTGGATCCGCCCAAGGGAACGGAAGTTATCGAGGGGATGGTCGGGGAGTGA
- a CDS encoding aspartate 1-decarboxylase: protein MSLRTFLQAKLHRATITGAEVDYEGSVAICPDLIRAAGFYLNERVDIYNVDNGERLSTYVILGQKGEICLNGAAAHKGSRGQRVIIASYVQLTPEEIPGHEPTVVLVGPDNEITKS, encoded by the coding sequence ATGTCTTTACGTACCTTTTTGCAGGCCAAACTGCACCGCGCCACCATCACCGGGGCCGAGGTCGATTACGAAGGCTCCGTGGCCATCTGTCCGGACCTCATCCGTGCCGCAGGCTTTTATCTGAACGAGCGCGTCGATATCTACAATGTGGACAATGGGGAGCGTCTCTCGACCTACGTCATCCTCGGCCAGAAGGGCGAGATCTGCCTGAACGGAGCTGCCGCGCACAAGGGCAGCAGGGGCCAGAGGGTCATAATTGCCTCCTACGTGCAACTGACCCCCGAAGAGATCCCCGGCCATGAGCCCACCGTGGTCCTGGTCGGACCGGACAACGAAATCACCAAATCCTAG
- a CDS encoding pantoate--beta-alanine ligase, which produces MSGMKCVQSPRSMQELGLEWRRQGICVGLVPTMGYWHEGHLSLMRWARQHCDLLVSSIFVNPTQFGPGEDLENYPSDINRDSALAAECGVDVLFTPYKDEMYLPGHGTWVNVPELTRNLCGRSRPGHFQGVATVVCKLFNLVQPTFAAFGEKDWQQVAVIRKMTRELDIPVRIEGRPIVREADGLAMSSRNVYLTVEDRAVAPHIQKGLCLIEGMIRAGERDCEALRQAVLDYYEAWIPSGVLDYLELVDPDTIEAVDHVRADILVAVALRLGKARLIDNKRINLEK; this is translated from the coding sequence ATGAGCGGTATGAAGTGTGTCCAAAGCCCTCGGTCCATGCAGGAGCTGGGGCTCGAGTGGCGCAGGCAGGGGATTTGCGTCGGCCTGGTGCCAACCATGGGTTATTGGCACGAGGGTCATCTGAGCCTGATGCGCTGGGCCCGCCAGCACTGCGATCTGCTGGTGTCTTCCATCTTCGTCAATCCGACCCAGTTCGGTCCGGGCGAGGATCTGGAGAACTACCCTTCGGATATCAACCGTGACTCCGCTCTGGCCGCAGAGTGCGGGGTTGATGTGCTTTTCACGCCGTACAAGGATGAAATGTATCTTCCGGGCCATGGCACGTGGGTCAATGTTCCGGAGCTGACCAGGAATCTCTGTGGGCGCTCGCGTCCCGGACATTTCCAGGGCGTGGCCACGGTGGTCTGCAAACTTTTCAATCTCGTGCAGCCGACCTTTGCCGCCTTTGGCGAGAAGGATTGGCAGCAGGTGGCCGTGATCCGCAAGATGACGCGCGAGCTGGACATTCCGGTACGCATCGAGGGCCGCCCCATCGTGCGCGAGGCTGACGGACTGGCCATGAGCTCGCGCAATGTTTATCTGACTGTTGAGGACCGCGCCGTGGCCCCGCATATCCAGAAGGGGCTCTGTCTGATCGAAGGCATGATCCGGGCCGGGGAAAGAGATTGCGAAGCGCTGCGCCAGGCGGTTCTGGATTATTACGAAGCGTGGATTCCTTCCGGAGTGCTTGATTATCTTGAGCTGGTCGATCCCGACACCATCGAGGCCGTGGACCATGTCCGCGCCGACATCCTGGTCGCCGTGGCCCTGCGGCTTGGCAAGGCCCGGCTCATTGACAACAAACGAATCAACCTAGAGAAATAA
- a CDS encoding DUF2721 domain-containing protein gives MDITLTTPALLFSTISLILLAFTNRFLALGSRIRTLYDRYQDNHGPSLLAQIENLRLRVNLIRLMQLYGVVSLFLCVLCMFCLFAGLVTLGKFLFGLSLLALLVSLGLSTREIHISTQALNIQLESLSLSQEENDAR, from the coding sequence ATGGACATCACCCTGACCACTCCGGCCCTGCTTTTTTCGACCATTTCGCTCATACTGCTGGCCTTCACCAATCGTTTTCTGGCCCTGGGCAGCAGGATCAGAACCCTGTATGATCGTTACCAGGACAACCACGGCCCGTCCCTCTTGGCCCAGATCGAGAACCTGCGTCTGCGGGTGAACCTGATCCGGCTGATGCAACTCTACGGAGTGGTGAGCCTTTTTTTGTGCGTCCTGTGCATGTTTTGTCTTTTTGCCGGGCTTGTGACCCTGGGCAAGTTCCTTTTCGGCCTGAGCCTTTTGGCCCTGTTGGTCTCCCTTGGCCTGTCCACGCGCGAGATTCACATTTCCACACAGGCCCTGAACATCCAACTGGAGAGCCTGAGCCTCTCGCAGGAGGAAAATGATGCACGCTGA